CCCACCCGCCCGCGGAACTCCGCCCAGAACTCTGGAGCTGGTCGCGGCCCCGACGGGGCGCGCCGCAGCAGCTCCCATGGAATACGCCGACTCATCGCTCCGTCGTTCCTCCATGATCGCCTCTGTCCAAATGCTCCCAGATCAGCCGGAGCTTGCGCTTCGCGTTGAACAGTCGGGACATCACCGTGCCGATACGCAAACCCATCGCCGCAGCAATTTCCGCGTAGCTCAAGCCGTCTTCGTAGCGCATCACCAGCACGTCTCGATGCGGAGCATCCAGCCGCGCCAGCGCCGCGCGGAGCATCGCCGCCGCATCCCTGCCGCCGGCAAGCTCCGCGGGCGTGGACACGGTGGGGTCCTCCACGTCCGCCACCGGCGGCTCGTCTGGCGACTCGCGACTCAACGAGGCGAGCGGACGCGCCGACCTTCTCCGCAGCAAGTCAAGACACGCATTTCGCGCGATCCGCAGCAGCCATGTCTTCAGTGAAGCGCCGCCGCGGTAGCCCGGCAAATGCGTCCAGGCACGTAGGTACGTGTCCATGACCACATCTTCCG
This genomic window from Kiritimatiellia bacterium contains:
- a CDS encoding sigma-70 family RNA polymerase sigma factor; this encodes MSSLLRRARAGDVEAFAALFEPLRPAVYAVARRLVGESDAEDVVMDTYLRAWTHLPGYRGGASLKTWLLRIARNACLDLLRRRSARPLASLSRESPDEPPVADVEDPTVSTPAELAGGRDAAAMLRAALARLDAPHRDVLVMRYEDGLSYAEIAAAMGLRIGTVMSRLFNAKRKLRLIWEHLDRGDHGGTTER